A window of the Chanodichthys erythropterus isolate Z2021 chromosome 21, ASM2448905v1, whole genome shotgun sequence genome harbors these coding sequences:
- the lnp1 gene encoding leukemia NUP98 fusion partner 1 yields MDNEEDDDGNFTKWMSSYWGHGDENSKERKRSFRRPSRNKADRRASLPSMSQLEAMQLSHLHANNMAPLPVHLKSREEKEVHSHPRARRVSSDENSRTKVGGPECHITTIPELSECLEKRLRFHNQKTISNGDSDSICLICHEELRNGRGGIQELNCSHHFHKETVLTKWPEHRTRPRSGSSAPACERGKETPFCPGQEEYRLPRRQLSLRRQR; encoded by the exons ATGGACAATGAGGAGGACGATGATGGGAACTTCACTAAGTGGATGAGCAGTTACTGGGGGCACGGGGACGAGAACTCTAAAGAAAGGAAGAGGAGTTTCAGGAGGCCCTCCCGCAATAAAGCTGACCGCCGTGCCTCTTTGCCCAGCATG TCTCAGCTAGAAGCCATGCAGCTGAGCCATCtccatgctaacaacatggccCCTCTCCCTGTCCACCTAAAGAGTCGTGAGGAGAAGGAGGTGCATTCTCATCCTCGTGCCCGCCGTGTGTCTTCAGACGAAAACAGCCGAACCAAAGTGGGGGGACCTGAATGCCATATCACCACCATTCCAGAGCTCTCCGAGTGCTTAGAGAAGAGGCTGCGTTTCCACAACCAGAAGACGATATCAAAT GGTGATTCAGATAGCATATGTCTTATTTGCCATGAAGAACTACGGAATGGAAGGGGTGGCATCCAAGAGCTTAACTGCAGCCATCATTTTCATAAAGAG ACTGTGCTGACAAAATGGCCGGAGCACCGCACACGCCCACGTAGCGGGAGTTCTGCACCTGCATGTGAACGAGGGAAGGAGACACCGTTCTGCCCTGGACAAGAGGAATATCGCTTGCCTCGTCGTCAACTCTCTTTACGTAGACAGCGTTGA
- the tmem45a gene encoding transmembrane protein 45A encodes MGSFKGHALPGSFFLITGLWWALKQTFLYATRRNKSAGAGRLASRATQRRIEIIEGAVILSFSIIGMLAEQLLAGGPKFQLYDSSTQHWEQLMNWQHTTMYLFFAIAGAISLTVHSTDIAPLALDRMLLGLAFFNEGFLFLYHLHGRNMLDVHVHTLLLYAIFGQAFICLLEVFHRGNILLELLRATLTVLQGSWFWQIGFVLYPPSQVKWDQTDHDNAMFVTLCYCWHLAFALLTVAVVYWSVLCAVRSRLRRMPPMEMGLLKPREKEVESEDEIL; translated from the exons ATGGGAAGTTTTAAAGGCCATGCATTGCCTGGAAGTTTCTTCCTGATCACTGGTCTGTGGTGGGCTTTGAAGCAGACGTTTTTGTACGCCACCCGCAGGAACAAAAGTGCTGGTGCGGGCAGACTTGCATCTCGAGCTACGCAACGACGCATAGAAATAATAGAAGGAGCTgtcattttatcattttctATTATTG GTATGTTAGCAGAGCAGCTTTTAGCAGGTGGGCCGAAGTTTCAACTGTATGATTCTTCCACTCAGCACTGGGAGCAGCTGATGAACTGGCAGCACACCACCATGTACTTGTTCTTTGCCATCGCAGGGGCCATATCTCTTACTGTACACAGCACAGACATTGCACCATTGGCTTTAGACCGTATGCTGCTGGGTCTTGCTTTCTTTAATGAGG GATTTCTGTTCCTTTATCATCTCCATGGTAGAAACATGCTTGATGTCCATGTGCACACACTTCTACTCTATGCCATCTTTGGGCAAGCTTTCATCTGCCTTCTGGAGGTTTTCCACAGGGGGAATATTCTACTAGAACTGCTCAGAGCCACTCTCACCGTACTGCAGGGAAGCTGGTTCTGGCAG ATTGGCTTCGTGCTGTACCCGCCTAGTCAAGTGAAATGGGATCAAACAGACCATGACAATGCTATGTTTGTCACCTTATGCTACTGCTGGCACCTTGCGTTTGCATTGCTCACTGTAGCTGTAGTGTACTGGTCTGTTCTATG TGCTGTGCGTTCCAGACTGAGGAGGATGCCGCCCATGGAAATGGGGCTTTTGAAACCAAGGGAGAAGGAAGTAGAGTCTGAAGACGAAATTTTATGA
- the sft2d2a gene encoding SFT2 domain containing 2a — translation MDKLRAVLSGRDGNNDRNILQAANEASTLGWGTRVKGFIACMVIGVVFTFLGVCCLFIPKIGLILFIVFYTFGNICSLVSTMFLMGPIKQLKRMCDKTRAFATVVMITCLVLTLCAAFWWKIFALTLLFVILQVLAFAWYSLSYIPFARDAILKFFSMMCTMCVK, via the exons ATGGACAAACTCAGAGCGGTTCTGAGTGGTCGTGATGGAAACAATGACAGAAATATACTGCAG GCGGCGAATGAAGCGTCCACGCTGGGATGGGGAACGCGCGTGAAAGGATTCATCGCCTGTATGGTCATCGGAGTAGTGTTCACTTTCTTG ggAGTATGCTGCCTTTTTATTCCCAAAATAGGATTGATTCTCTTCATTGTGTTTTACACATTTGGCAACATATGCTCTTTAGTAAG CACCATGTTTTTGATGGGACCAATAAAACAGCTGAAACGCATGTGTGACAAGACCAGAGCCTTTGCTACAGTTGTTATGATA ACATGTCTGGTTCTTACACTTTGTGCAGCTTTTTGG TGGAAGATCTTTGCACTCACATTGCTGTTTGTCATTCTGCAAGTCTTGGCATTTGCATG GTATAGCCTGTCATACATTCCTTTTGCAAG AGATGCCATCCTGAAGTTTTTCTCCATGATGTGCACCATGTGTGTGAAATGA